In a genomic window of Deferribacterota bacterium:
- a CDS encoding acyl-CoA dehydrogenase family protein, giving the protein MNFELSEEHKVLQNVVSEFAKNELANYASEHDKEHTIKDNVINRMRELGFFGVYLPEKYGGAAMDVLSYIIVIEELSKVCASTGVLISAHTSLCCDPIYQFGTEDQKKEYLTKLTNGDKIGCILLTEPDAGSDVASISTNYKSEGDYYIINGSKLFVTNGAYRGIGVIFATKDRSLRHKGLSAFIIDLSSEGVELLKNEDKMGIRGTYTTAFAFNDLKVPKKNLLGNEGQGFKIAMETLNGGRIGIAAQAIGIAEGAFNKAFDYAKERKQFGKPLSSFQGIQFKFADMATKIETAKILIYKAAWLKDNDKTNAMESAMCKYYASEVARFVTNEALQIHGGYGYIEDYEVERMYRDAKITEIYEGTSEIQKIVISNMLFRGL; this is encoded by the coding sequence ATGAATTTTGAGTTGAGTGAAGAACATAAGGTTTTACAAAATGTTGTAAGTGAGTTTGCCAAAAATGAATTAGCAAATTATGCAAGTGAGCATGACAAAGAACATACTATTAAGGATAATGTAATAAATAGGATGAGAGAACTTGGTTTTTTTGGGGTATATTTACCTGAAAAGTATGGTGGAGCTGCAATGGATGTGCTTTCATATATTATTGTTATTGAGGAACTTTCAAAGGTTTGTGCATCAACAGGAGTTTTGATTTCAGCGCATACATCGCTTTGCTGTGATCCTATATATCAGTTTGGAACTGAGGATCAAAAAAAGGAGTATTTAACAAAGCTTACAAATGGGGATAAGATAGGTTGCATATTACTTACTGAGCCTGATGCTGGTAGTGATGTTGCTTCAATTTCAACGAATTATAAATCTGAAGGTGATTATTACATTATAAATGGTTCTAAGTTGTTTGTTACAAATGGTGCATATCGTGGAATAGGTGTGATCTTTGCCACAAAGGATAGATCTTTAAGACACAAAGGGTTGTCAGCTTTTATAATCGATCTATCATCTGAAGGTGTAGAATTACTTAAGAATGAAGATAAAATGGGTATAAGGGGCACATATACTACAGCTTTTGCATTTAATGATTTAAAGGTGCCAAAGAAGAATTTACTTGGTAATGAAGGTCAGGGTTTTAAAATAGCAATGGAAACTCTTAATGGTGGTAGGATTGGGATTGCAGCACAAGCAATAGGTATTGCAGAGGGTGCATTTAATAAAGCATTTGACTATGCAAAAGAGCGCAAACAATTTGGAAAACCTTTATCATCATTTCAGGGAATTCAATTTAAATTTGCTGATATGGCAACGAAGATAGAAACAGCTAAAATATTGATTTATAAGGCTGCCTGGTTAAAAGATAATGATAAAACAAATGCTATGGAATCGGCAATGTGTAAGTATTATGCATCAGAAGTAGCAAGATTTGTTACTAATGAAGCATTGCAAATACATGGTGGCTATGGTTATATTGAAGACTATGAAGTTGAGAGAATGTATAGGGATGCAAAAATCACTGAAATCTACGAAGGGACAAGTGAAATTCAAAAGATAGTAATATCTAATATGTTATTTAGGGGTTTATAA